The genomic stretch AATTTGCTCAAATGCCACTTGTTGTTCTGCCAGCAGTGGTAACGGCTGAGACTTCACAATTTCTCTTCCTACATAAGGATCTCGATATACTTCAACCGTTTTAATTGAAATAACCTTGTTTTTCTCCAAAGTCTTAATCGGAGAGTCAGTGATGCCAAGACATTCTTTTAACTCTTTCACACTTGTTTCGCCATTCATACGTAAATATTCAATAATGTCCATTTGCTGCGGAGAAATTTTGTTTGGAAGTTCCTCATCTAACACTTTTAAAAGTGAAGCAACTCGTTCGGTTTTTTTATTTGCTTTATTTTTTACCTCATATTCAATTTCAAGCAAACCATCTTTAACAGCACGTTGAACTAAAGAAATATTACTTACAAGACTTTCTACTTCAGACCATTCTCTTCTTTTAACTACAGAGAATAGATTTGCTAATTCAGGAACTAGCTGTTCATAAGCTTGTTCTGTACTTACTTGAACATGTTTTTTATATACAGCTTTTATTGCTGTAGGTAGCATTGCTTGATAGGCAGAAATTAAAAAGCAAAGTGTTTTTTCAGAAATATACGAACCTAAAAGAAGAAGCTCTTCAGTTAAAACTGGCATTACATCAAGAACTTCTTCAATTTCTTTCACCTTGTCTAAACTAGTTGTTTCCTTTATGGACAAAACAAAGCCTTGAACCTTTCTTGGACCAAATGGAACAATTACTCTCATTCCCGGCTGAATTGCATCCGCCCAACTAGTTGGAACTTTATAATCAAAAGGACGGTCAGTTTGTCTGACTGAGACATCAACTAAAACTGATGCGTATGTCATCTCTCTACCTCATTTAGTAAGTGATGCACTTCAAGTAATATTTCTTTAGCTACTTCTTTTTTACTCATTTTAGGTAACGGTTTACTTTCACCATTCCGCTTAAAAATCGTTACAATATTCGTATCAGACCCAAAACCCGCCCCAGCTTTTGTTACATCATTTGCAACAATCATATCAGCATTTTTCTTTATCAGTTTACTTTTTGCATACTCATCTATTTGGCTTGTTTCTGCAGCAAAACCAACTAAAATTTGATGTGTTTTATTTTGACCTAAAGTTAAAAGTATATCTTTTGTACGTTTAAACGAAATTGAAAGATCACCTTCAACCTTTTTTACTTTTTGGTCATACGAAATTGAAGGGGTATAATCAGCTACTGCTGCAGTTTTTATAACAACATCAGCCTCATCATACTGTGACCAGATCGCTTCAAACATTTGTTCAGCAGACTCAATTTGGATAAATTTACAACCATCAGGTGGAGTTAAATTAGATGGACCTGATACTAAAGTTACTTCTGCACCTAATGAGACTGCAACTTCTGCAATACTATAACCCATTTTGCCTGTTGAGTGATTTGAAACAAATCGAACTGGATCAATTTTTTCTACTGTCGGTCCAGCGGAGATAATTATTTTTTTTCCTTTTAATAACCCAACTTCTCTTTGGAAATATTCATTTACAAATTGAACAATTTCCTCAGGCTCAGCTAATCTACCTTTCCCCACATAACCACATGCTAAATACCCTTCATTAGGTTCGATAAATCGATG from Arthrobacter citreus encodes the following:
- the coaBC gene encoding bifunctional phosphopantothenoylcysteine decarboxylase/phosphopantothenate--cysteine ligase CoaBC; its protein translation is MVQKKILLCVTGGIAVYKAAALTSKLVQAGYDVKVMMSPSAVEFVTPLTFQALSRNDVYIDTFDEKDSSKIAHIDLGDWPDLIIVAPATANTIGKLANGLGDEMIQATLLAATKPVWVAPAMNVNMYNHPIVQKNMSTLKEIGHRFIEPNEGYLACGYVGKGRLAEPEEIVQFVNEYFQREVGLLKGKKIIISAGPTVEKIDPVRFVSNHSTGKMGYSIAEVAVSLGAEVTLVSGPSNLTPPDGCKFIQIESAEQMFEAIWSQYDEADVVIKTAAVADYTPSISYDQKVKKVEGDLSISFKRTKDILLTLGQNKTHQILVGFAAETSQIDEYAKSKLIKKNADMIVANDVTKAGAGFGSDTNIVTIFKRNGESKPLPKMSKKEVAKEILLEVHHLLNEVER